In one Aggregicoccus sp. 17bor-14 genomic region, the following are encoded:
- a CDS encoding NUDIX hydrolase, with the protein MTPKPWPLLRRGRTYDFKILQVREDVVADPRTGNEHPRVTLECADWVNVIAYTKGGELVLIRQFRNGIRANTLEVPGGIIEPGEDPALAAARELEEETGYRPARVEPLGWVHPNPAMQTNRTYSFVARDCEKVHAGAQDAGEDIAVELHRREDVARLILENEITHSLVVVAFYLEEARSGR; encoded by the coding sequence GTGACTCCGAAGCCCTGGCCCCTGCTGCGCCGCGGCCGCACCTACGACTTCAAGATCCTCCAGGTGCGCGAGGACGTGGTCGCCGACCCGCGCACCGGCAACGAGCACCCGCGCGTGACGCTGGAGTGCGCGGACTGGGTCAACGTCATCGCGTACACGAAGGGCGGCGAGCTGGTGCTCATCCGCCAGTTCCGCAACGGCATCCGGGCCAACACCCTGGAGGTGCCCGGCGGCATCATCGAGCCCGGCGAGGACCCCGCGCTCGCGGCGGCGCGCGAGCTGGAGGAGGAGACGGGCTACCGGCCCGCCCGCGTGGAGCCGCTGGGCTGGGTGCACCCCAACCCCGCGATGCAGACCAACCGCACCTACAGCTTCGTCGCGCGCGACTGCGAGAAGGTGCACGCGGGCGCCCAGGACGCGGGCGAGGACATCGCCGTGGAGCTGCACCGGCGCGAGGACGTGGCGCGGCTCATCCTCGAGAACGAGATCACCCACTCGCTCGTGGTGGTGGCCTTCTACCTCGAGGAGGCGCGCTCCGGACGCTAG
- a CDS encoding transglutaminase-like domain-containing protein yields MTRPTAATARPELARERLISALAADPPRLDLAALAIAALAHPELDVAACLHTLDALAAHVQLEAERHAALGERDPALNQLAALRHVLADVEGFRGNTEDYGAPDNSFLDCVLERKVGLPITLSVVYLEVARRAGIPLYGVPFPGHFLVAREVGDHKLVLDPFHGGEILTETGCRELLERVAPQLKFEPSMLTPAPVELVTYRMLANLRRVYLEREDAERGLAVVDLLLLLAPNHPGELRTRAGLYAAMGAFRAALKDVERCLELSPEAPDRERLEITARELRDRAALLN; encoded by the coding sequence GTGACGCGACCCACTGCCGCCACCGCCCGCCCCGAGCTCGCCCGCGAGCGACTCATCTCCGCCCTCGCGGCCGACCCGCCTCGCCTCGACCTGGCGGCGCTCGCCATCGCCGCGCTCGCCCACCCCGAGCTGGATGTGGCGGCCTGCCTGCACACCCTGGATGCGCTCGCCGCCCACGTGCAGCTGGAGGCCGAGCGCCACGCCGCCCTGGGCGAGCGCGACCCGGCCCTCAACCAGCTCGCGGCCCTGCGCCACGTGCTCGCGGACGTGGAGGGCTTCCGAGGCAACACCGAGGACTACGGCGCCCCGGACAACAGCTTCCTGGACTGCGTGCTGGAGCGGAAGGTGGGGCTGCCCATCACGCTCTCGGTCGTCTACCTGGAGGTCGCGCGCCGCGCCGGCATCCCGCTCTACGGCGTGCCCTTCCCCGGCCACTTCCTCGTGGCGCGCGAGGTGGGAGACCACAAGCTGGTGCTGGACCCCTTCCACGGCGGGGAGATCCTCACCGAGACCGGCTGCCGCGAGCTGCTCGAGCGCGTGGCGCCCCAGCTCAAGTTCGAGCCCTCCATGCTCACCCCCGCCCCGGTGGAGCTCGTCACCTACCGCATGCTCGCGAACCTGCGGCGCGTGTACCTCGAGCGCGAGGACGCCGAGCGCGGGCTCGCCGTGGTGGACCTGCTGCTGCTGCTCGCCCCGAACCACCCGGGCGAGCTGCGCACCCGCGCCGGGCTCTACGCCGCCATGGGCGCCTTCCGCGCGGCCCTGAAGGACGTGGAGCGCTGCCTCGAGCTGTCCCCCGAGGCGCCCGACCGCGAGCGCCTCGAGATCACCGCCCGCGAGCTGCGCGACCGCGCCGCCCTGCTCAACTGA
- a CDS encoding DUF3006 domain-containing protein: MAGIGGVGGAGGALQVELLEGARAEVVDLDTGQVRGMARCALPRGVREGDVVVDGRLDAERTARLAEEVRALRARLAVPVAGGLDLAAPSRLGLNSRRER; this comes from the coding sequence ATGGCGGGCATCGGGGGTGTGGGCGGTGCAGGGGGCGCGCTGCAGGTGGAGCTGCTCGAGGGGGCGCGCGCCGAGGTCGTGGACCTGGACACGGGACAGGTGCGCGGGATGGCACGTTGCGCACTGCCGCGCGGGGTGCGCGAGGGGGACGTCGTGGTGGACGGCCGGCTGGACGCGGAGCGGACGGCCAGGCTCGCGGAGGAGGTCCGCGCGCTGCGGGCCCGGCTCGCCGTCCCAGTGGCGGGCGGCCTGGATCTCGCGGCCCCCTCACGCCTTGGGTTGAATTCCCGAAGGGAACGGTGA
- a CDS encoding ATP-dependent DNA helicase RecQ codes for MRRMPAALPHLEQAHAGLVRHFGLASFRPGQDEVISAVLDGRNVVVVMPTGAGKSLCYQLPAMLLPGLTLVVSPLIALMKDQVEALTARGIPATFINSSLGDLERAERLRRVRAREYRLLYVAPERFRSGSFLETLAGVGVDLLAVDEAHCISAWGHDFRPDYALLGQVRKRLRPPRTVALTATATPEVRDDIVRSLLMKDPLVYARGFDRPNLFLDVVGVSGDEERRQASAQLASEGGSGIIYCSTRRAAEGLHASLRTRGLRSVLYHAGMEDEARRRAQDDFMSAKDAVAVATNAFGMGIDKPDIRFVAHANIPKAVEAYYQEIGRAGRDGEPARAVLLFNHADVYTQERLIESSHPSEAVLADVWGLLQGVDAYDRGLLALAGAVGASEFEVSAALKIFEREGKLERGGRGEGEYGLTLTERATLAHPHAPDAQRLLQSMLETVSIGRTITTELPLLARRTALSEDEVRHAVGLLEKAGALHVRRPFAGRAIRALARVPFRELGVDLERVREQERRALLLLKRMTDYAYTKRCRRAFLLQYFGQQDVEPTCTGCDVCAGSRAQKLVSASRTAGAPGAPPPGYSELAATELRRWRKELARELDIPPFIIFNDATLLGLAAVLPTDRASFLGVKGTGESRWERFGPKVVEICLMARAAGHTPTAAPVAPHLRRARSRKV; via the coding sequence ATGCGCCGGATGCCCGCAGCCCTGCCCCACCTCGAGCAAGCCCACGCGGGGCTGGTGCGCCACTTCGGGCTCGCGAGCTTCCGGCCCGGCCAGGACGAGGTCATCAGCGCGGTGCTCGACGGCCGCAACGTGGTGGTGGTGATGCCCACCGGCGCGGGCAAGAGCCTCTGCTACCAGCTCCCGGCGATGCTCCTGCCCGGGCTCACGCTGGTGGTGAGCCCGCTCATCGCGCTGATGAAGGACCAGGTGGAGGCGCTCACGGCGCGCGGCATTCCCGCCACCTTCATCAACTCGAGCCTGGGCGACCTGGAGCGCGCCGAGCGGCTGCGGCGGGTGCGCGCGCGCGAGTACCGGCTGCTCTACGTGGCGCCCGAGCGCTTTCGCAGCGGGAGCTTCCTGGAGACGCTGGCCGGCGTGGGCGTGGACCTGCTCGCGGTGGACGAGGCGCACTGCATCAGCGCCTGGGGCCACGACTTCCGCCCGGACTACGCGCTGCTGGGCCAGGTGCGCAAGCGCCTGCGCCCCCCGCGCACCGTGGCCCTCACCGCCACCGCCACCCCCGAGGTGCGCGACGACATCGTGCGCTCGCTGCTGATGAAGGACCCGCTCGTGTACGCGCGCGGCTTCGATCGGCCCAACCTCTTCCTGGACGTGGTGGGGGTGAGCGGAGACGAGGAGCGGCGCCAGGCGAGCGCACAGCTCGCCTCCGAGGGCGGCAGCGGCATCATCTACTGCTCCACGCGGCGCGCGGCGGAGGGCCTGCACGCGAGCCTGCGCACGCGGGGGCTGCGCAGCGTGCTGTACCACGCGGGCATGGAGGACGAGGCGCGGCGGCGCGCCCAGGACGACTTCATGTCCGCGAAGGACGCGGTGGCCGTGGCCACCAATGCCTTCGGCATGGGCATCGACAAGCCGGACATCCGCTTCGTCGCCCACGCGAACATCCCCAAGGCCGTGGAGGCCTACTACCAGGAGATCGGCCGCGCGGGACGAGACGGGGAGCCCGCGCGCGCGGTGCTGCTCTTCAACCACGCGGACGTGTACACGCAGGAGCGGCTCATCGAGAGCAGCCACCCCTCCGAGGCGGTGCTCGCGGACGTGTGGGGGCTCCTGCAGGGCGTGGACGCGTACGACCGCGGCCTGCTCGCGCTCGCGGGCGCGGTGGGCGCGAGCGAGTTCGAGGTGAGCGCCGCGCTCAAGATCTTCGAGCGCGAGGGGAAGCTCGAGCGCGGCGGGCGCGGCGAGGGCGAGTACGGCCTCACCCTCACGGAGCGCGCCACCCTCGCCCACCCCCACGCCCCGGACGCCCAGCGCCTCCTGCAGTCGATGTTGGAGACGGTCTCCATCGGCCGCACCATCACCACCGAGCTGCCCCTGCTCGCGCGCCGCACGGCCCTCTCCGAGGACGAGGTGCGCCACGCGGTGGGGCTCCTGGAGAAAGCCGGGGCGCTGCACGTGCGCAGGCCCTTCGCCGGCCGCGCCATCCGCGCGCTGGCGCGCGTCCCCTTCCGCGAGCTGGGCGTGGACCTGGAACGCGTGCGCGAGCAGGAGCGGCGCGCGCTGCTGCTGCTCAAGCGGATGACGGACTACGCGTACACCAAGCGCTGCCGCCGCGCCTTCCTGCTGCAGTACTTCGGGCAGCAGGACGTGGAGCCCACCTGCACCGGCTGCGACGTGTGCGCGGGCAGCCGCGCGCAGAAGCTCGTCTCGGCCTCACGCACGGCGGGCGCACCGGGGGCCCCGCCCCCGGGCTACAGCGAGCTCGCGGCCACCGAGCTGCGGCGCTGGCGCAAGGAGCTCGCGCGCGAGCTGGACATCCCGCCTTTCATCATCTTCAACGACGCCACCCTGCTGGGCCTCGCCGCGGTGCTGCCCACCGACCGCGCGAGCTTCCTCGGGGTGAAGGGCACCGGGGAGAGCCGCTGGGAGCGCTTCGGGCCCAAGGTGGTGGAGATCTGCCTCATGGCCCGCGCGGCCGGGCACACCCCCACCGCCGCACCCGTGGCGCCGCACCTTCGGCGCGCGCGCAGCCGCAAGGTGTAG
- a CDS encoding PLP-dependent aspartate aminotransferase family protein, which translates to MSTKQQKAKTVAVHAGARPLATRSHPVVPSIHVSAVSYFDSCDDLELALDGKDYSYSRISAPNTELLEEAIAALEGAEACVAYGSGMAALKAVFEAQGFKPGDRILMPGDGYGVTLRLYKQLCARFGVELHTAQMSKPGALERIAQVKPRMVLAESVTNPLLSVPDIRRIAKAAHEVGAALVVDATFPSPHGQRALALGADYAVQSTTKWLNGHSDALGGAVSGSRERMAELRSNRLVGGEVIGPFEAWLTLRGIRTLAVRMKAHNEHALHVAKRLSESPLLERVYYPGLPSHADHAVAKEVLEGGYGGMVAFEIKGAARPEGFRFLESVRLARPGPSLGDVCTLVMHAASASARRMTPEEREAAGIKESLIRVSVGLEDPDDVADDLLAAVAEAVKRP; encoded by the coding sequence ATGAGCACGAAGCAGCAGAAGGCGAAGACCGTCGCGGTGCACGCGGGCGCCCGCCCCCTGGCGACCCGCTCCCACCCGGTGGTGCCCTCCATCCACGTCTCGGCCGTCAGCTACTTCGACTCCTGTGACGACCTGGAGCTGGCGCTGGACGGCAAGGACTACAGCTACAGCCGCATCAGCGCCCCCAACACCGAGCTGCTCGAGGAGGCCATCGCCGCGCTCGAGGGGGCGGAGGCCTGCGTGGCCTACGGCAGCGGCATGGCGGCGCTGAAGGCGGTGTTCGAGGCCCAGGGCTTCAAGCCCGGGGACCGCATCCTCATGCCGGGAGACGGCTACGGCGTCACCCTGCGCCTCTACAAGCAGCTGTGCGCCCGCTTCGGCGTGGAGCTGCACACCGCGCAGATGTCCAAGCCCGGCGCCCTCGAGCGCATCGCGCAGGTGAAGCCCAGGATGGTGCTCGCCGAGAGCGTGACCAACCCGCTGCTCAGCGTGCCGGACATCCGCCGCATCGCGAAGGCAGCCCACGAGGTGGGCGCTGCGCTCGTGGTGGACGCCACCTTCCCGTCCCCCCACGGCCAGCGCGCGCTCGCGCTCGGCGCGGACTACGCGGTGCAGTCCACCACCAAGTGGCTCAACGGCCACTCGGACGCGCTGGGCGGCGCGGTGAGCGGCAGCCGCGAGCGCATGGCGGAGCTGCGCAGCAACCGGCTCGTCGGTGGCGAGGTCATCGGGCCCTTCGAGGCCTGGCTCACGCTGCGCGGCATCCGCACGCTCGCGGTGCGCATGAAGGCCCACAACGAGCACGCCCTGCACGTGGCGAAGCGGCTCAGCGAGAGCCCGCTGCTCGAGCGCGTGTACTACCCGGGCCTGCCGAGCCACGCGGACCACGCGGTGGCGAAGGAGGTGCTCGAGGGCGGCTATGGCGGCATGGTGGCCTTCGAGATCAAGGGCGCGGCCCGCCCCGAGGGCTTCCGCTTCCTCGAGTCGGTGCGCCTCGCGCGCCCCGGCCCCAGCCTCGGGGACGTGTGCACGCTGGTGATGCACGCGGCGAGCGCCAGCGCCCGCCGGATGACGCCCGAGGAGCGCGAGGCGGCCGGCATCAAGGAGAGCCTCATCCGCGTCTCGGTGGGCCTCGAGGACCCGGACGACGTGGCGGACGACCTGCTCGCCGCGGTGGCCGAGGCGGTGAAGCGCCCGTGA
- the radC gene encoding DNA repair protein RadC yields the protein MERWEVGGEGSGDEGLEAPRERLYRLGAAALTDPELLGVLLAPAGRGAGGLAGSLLAAGGGLRALLQLDPQELCQRPGLGRVRAAQLVAALELGRRAQRASERRPRLRTPSEIYAYLAPTLSALRREVFHVLCFNPRNVLLHDARVAEGTMNACPVDPREVFATALTARASAIVLAHNHPSGDPEPSAQDVALTAQLAEGGRLLGIKVLDHVVVGDGAFASLLERGQLLAPPEAGVQWSAGGGRRRR from the coding sequence ATGGAGCGGTGGGAGGTCGGGGGCGAGGGGTCGGGAGACGAGGGGCTGGAGGCACCGCGCGAGCGGCTGTACCGGCTGGGGGCCGCGGCGCTCACCGACCCGGAGCTGCTCGGGGTGCTGCTCGCGCCGGCGGGGCGCGGCGCCGGGGGTCTCGCGGGCTCGCTGCTCGCGGCGGGCGGCGGCCTGCGGGCCCTGCTGCAGCTGGATCCCCAGGAGCTGTGCCAGCGGCCGGGACTGGGGCGGGTGCGCGCCGCGCAGCTGGTGGCCGCGCTGGAGCTGGGGCGGCGCGCGCAGCGGGCCTCCGAGCGGCGGCCGCGGCTGCGCACGCCCTCGGAGATCTACGCCTACCTCGCCCCCACGCTCAGCGCGCTGCGCCGCGAGGTCTTCCACGTCCTGTGCTTCAACCCGCGCAACGTGCTGCTGCACGACGCCCGCGTGGCCGAGGGCACCATGAACGCGTGCCCGGTGGACCCGCGCGAGGTGTTCGCCACGGCGCTCACCGCGCGCGCGAGCGCCATCGTGCTCGCGCACAACCACCCCTCCGGAGACCCCGAGCCCTCGGCGCAGGACGTGGCCCTCACCGCCCAGCTCGCGGAAGGGGGGCGCCTCCTGGGCATCAAGGTGCTGGACCACGTGGTGGTGGGAGATGGCGCCTTCGCCTCGCTGCTCGAGCGCGGGCAGCTGCTCGCGCCGCCCGAAGCGGGCGTGCAGTGGAGCGCGGGCGGCGGCAGGAGGAGGCGCTGA
- a CDS encoding cyclic nucleotide-binding domain-containing protein — MDAQLLKKVALFEGLTQGQLAKVASIAQPRTYEGGAFLFREGDAGHEVFILLSGKVRISKSVPGIGEEALAILEPGQYFGEMALIEDSPRSADAIAHTPCSVWVIERAQLDRLMFTDKDLAYVLLWTFVRTLSVRLRETNDKIKAFFAISRF; from the coding sequence ATGGATGCCCAGCTGCTCAAGAAGGTTGCGCTCTTCGAGGGATTGACCCAGGGCCAGCTCGCCAAGGTGGCCAGCATCGCCCAGCCCCGCACCTACGAGGGGGGCGCCTTCCTCTTCCGGGAGGGAGACGCCGGGCACGAGGTGTTCATCCTCCTGTCCGGCAAGGTGCGCATTTCCAAGAGCGTGCCAGGCATCGGGGAGGAGGCGCTGGCCATCCTCGAGCCCGGCCAGTACTTCGGCGAGATGGCGCTCATCGAGGACAGCCCCCGCTCCGCGGACGCCATCGCCCACACCCCCTGCAGCGTGTGGGTCATCGAGCGCGCCCAGCTGGACCGGCTGATGTTCACCGACAAGGACCTGGCGTACGTGCTGCTCTGGACCTTCGTGCGCACGCTCTCGGTCCGCCTGCGCGAGACGAACGACAAGATCAAGGCGTTCTTCGCCATCTCGCGCTTCTAG
- the moaC gene encoding cyclic pyranopterin monophosphate synthase MoaC, with the protein MKMVDVGGKEKTERVAVATARLSMLPATLARIQAGEVEKGDVLAAARLAGVMATKRTPDLIPLCHPISISGVEVQLEPEAGGAGLLVRVTVRTVDRTGVEMEALTAACASALTVYDMCKSMDRGMVLEAVQLEHKAGGRSGEWSREPKR; encoded by the coding sequence GTGAAGATGGTGGACGTGGGGGGCAAGGAGAAGACCGAGCGCGTCGCGGTGGCGACCGCGCGGCTCTCCATGCTCCCGGCCACGCTCGCGCGCATCCAGGCGGGCGAGGTGGAGAAGGGGGACGTGCTCGCCGCGGCCCGGCTCGCCGGGGTGATGGCGACCAAGCGCACCCCGGACCTCATCCCGCTCTGCCACCCCATCTCCATCTCCGGCGTGGAGGTGCAGCTGGAGCCGGAGGCGGGCGGCGCGGGACTGCTCGTCCGCGTCACCGTGCGCACGGTGGACCGCACCGGCGTGGAGATGGAGGCGCTCACGGCGGCCTGCGCCTCGGCCCTCACGGTCTACGACATGTGCAAGAGCATGGACCGCGGCATGGTGCTCGAGGCGGTGCAGCTCGAGCACAAGGCAGGGGGCCGCTCGGGGGAGTGGAGCCGCGAGCCCAAGCGCTAG
- the trxB gene encoding thioredoxin-disulfide reductase, giving the protein MAEKINKVTIIGSGPAGYTAAIYAARANLQPVMFAGGPTLEAPQRVPGGQLMVTTDVENYPGFPTGVTGPELMENFQKQAERFGTKIHMENVLKVDFSKRPFFIQGETASYHSETVIIATGASAKWLHVKGEDTYQNRGVSACATCDGAFFKNQDVLVVGGGDTAMEEANYLAKIVKSVTVIHRRDSLRASKIMQERAFQNPKISFLWDSAVEEVLGDAKGMSGAIVKNLKTGDRKQLAATGLFVAIGHTPSTELFKGILETHDNGYLKTVPGSTRTSIEGVFACGDVQDSYYRQAITAAGTGCMAAIDAERWMIEHGE; this is encoded by the coding sequence GTGGCGGAGAAGATCAACAAGGTCACCATCATCGGCTCGGGGCCTGCGGGCTACACGGCCGCCATCTACGCGGCGCGGGCCAACCTGCAGCCGGTGATGTTCGCGGGCGGCCCCACGCTCGAGGCGCCCCAGCGCGTGCCCGGCGGCCAGCTGATGGTCACCACGGACGTGGAGAACTACCCGGGCTTCCCCACGGGTGTGACCGGTCCGGAGCTGATGGAGAACTTCCAGAAGCAGGCCGAGCGCTTCGGCACCAAGATCCACATGGAGAACGTGCTGAAGGTGGACTTCAGCAAGCGCCCCTTCTTCATCCAGGGCGAGACCGCCTCCTACCACTCGGAGACCGTGATCATCGCCACCGGTGCGTCCGCCAAGTGGCTGCACGTGAAGGGCGAGGACACCTACCAGAACCGCGGCGTCTCGGCCTGCGCCACCTGTGACGGCGCCTTCTTCAAGAACCAGGACGTGCTGGTGGTGGGCGGCGGCGACACGGCGATGGAGGAGGCCAACTACCTGGCCAAGATCGTGAAGAGCGTCACGGTCATCCACCGCCGCGACTCCCTGCGCGCCTCCAAGATCATGCAGGAGCGCGCCTTCCAGAACCCCAAGATCTCCTTCCTCTGGGACAGCGCGGTGGAGGAGGTGCTCGGGGACGCCAAGGGCATGAGCGGCGCCATCGTGAAGAACCTCAAGACGGGGGACCGCAAGCAGCTCGCGGCCACCGGGCTCTTCGTGGCCATCGGCCACACGCCGAGCACCGAGCTGTTCAAGGGCATCCTCGAGACCCACGACAACGGCTACCTCAAGACCGTGCCGGGCAGCACCCGCACGAGCATCGAGGGCGTGTTCGCCTGCGGCGACGTGCAGGACAGCTACTACCGCCAGGCGATCACCGCGGCAGGCACCGGCTGCATGGCGGCGATCGACGCCGAGCGCTGGATGATCGAGCACGGCGAGTAG
- a CDS encoding DUF2795 domain-containing protein, with protein sequence MAYGLKEDPALSPSSHLDSVDYPVWREQLVKAAADNGAPVEVINLFKFLPKGQYDSREDVMRDFAEAARRMAVGGLSDDDGANRDRRNLGRDAVENAPEGLTRHP encoded by the coding sequence ATGGCTTACGGACTCAAGGAGGACCCGGCGCTCTCGCCGTCGTCCCACCTGGACAGCGTGGACTACCCCGTGTGGCGCGAGCAGCTGGTGAAGGCCGCCGCGGACAACGGGGCGCCCGTCGAGGTCATCAACCTCTTCAAGTTCCTGCCCAAGGGCCAGTACGACTCGCGCGAGGACGTGATGCGCGACTTCGCCGAGGCCGCGCGCCGCATGGCGGTGGGCGGGCTGTCGGACGATGACGGCGCGAACCGCGACCGCCGCAACCTCGGCCGCGATGCGGTGGAGAACGCCCCCGAGGGCCTCACCCGTCACCCGTAA
- a CDS encoding aminotransferase class V-fold PLP-dependent enzyme, producing MAPSTPDPLLKWRSEFPILERKAGYLINNSLGAMPRKVPEYLRAYADRWDSEGVVAWHTWLPMVAEVAGMLGDILHAPKGTMMMHQNVSTLTSILISGLDFRQKRNKVVLTELNFPSVAYNWFAQRDQGARIEVVKSRDGGLNVETEDLLAAIDDETLVLALDLVLFRSSGLIDIQPVIEKAHRHGAMVILDCYQATGAVPIDVQALNVDFLIGGSVKWLCGGPGAAYLYARPDHVKTFRPRNTGWFSDPHPFDFRFGDPEYAEDAHRFMGGSPSVPALHAAKAGYEIIREVGLPAIREKSLRQTSLLMELADAQGLTVNTPRAPHRRGNTVVMDFEGAEDACQRLIAQGFVVDYRPGGGIRVSPHFYNSDAECRAILGAIAELRASGTLQKQLQGKRAH from the coding sequence ATGGCCCCTTCCACCCCAGATCCGCTGCTCAAGTGGCGCTCGGAGTTCCCCATCCTCGAGCGCAAGGCCGGCTACCTCATCAACAACTCGCTCGGCGCGATGCCGCGCAAGGTGCCCGAGTACCTGCGCGCCTACGCGGACCGCTGGGACAGCGAGGGCGTGGTGGCCTGGCACACCTGGCTGCCCATGGTGGCCGAGGTCGCGGGCATGCTCGGTGACATCCTCCACGCGCCCAAGGGCACGATGATGATGCACCAGAACGTGAGCACGCTGACCTCCATCCTCATCTCGGGGCTGGACTTCCGGCAGAAGCGCAACAAGGTGGTGCTCACCGAGCTGAACTTCCCCTCGGTGGCCTACAACTGGTTCGCGCAGCGGGACCAGGGCGCGCGCATCGAGGTGGTGAAGAGCCGCGACGGCGGCCTCAACGTCGAGACCGAGGACCTGCTCGCCGCCATCGACGACGAGACCCTCGTGCTCGCGCTGGACCTGGTGCTCTTCCGCTCCTCGGGGCTCATCGACATCCAGCCGGTCATCGAGAAGGCGCACCGGCACGGCGCGATGGTCATCCTGGACTGCTACCAGGCCACCGGCGCGGTCCCCATCGACGTGCAGGCGCTGAACGTGGACTTCCTCATCGGCGGCAGCGTGAAGTGGCTGTGCGGCGGCCCCGGCGCGGCGTACCTCTACGCGCGGCCCGACCACGTCAAGACCTTCCGCCCTCGCAACACCGGCTGGTTCAGCGACCCGCACCCCTTCGACTTCCGCTTCGGAGACCCCGAGTACGCGGAGGACGCGCACCGCTTCATGGGCGGCTCTCCCAGCGTGCCCGCGCTGCACGCGGCGAAGGCGGGCTACGAGATCATCCGCGAGGTGGGGCTCCCGGCCATCCGCGAGAAGAGCCTGCGGCAGACGTCCCTGCTGATGGAGCTGGCGGACGCGCAGGGGCTCACCGTCAACACCCCGCGCGCCCCGCACCGGCGCGGCAACACGGTGGTGATGGACTTCGAGGGCGCGGAGGACGCGTGCCAGCGCCTCATCGCGCAGGGCTTCGTGGTGGACTACCGCCCCGGCGGCGGCATCCGCGTGAGCCCCCACTTCTACAACTCGGACGCCGAGTGCCGCGCCATCCTCGGGGCCATCGCCGAGCTGCGCGCCTCGGGTACACTGCAGAAGCAGCTCCAGGGCAAGCGCGCCCACTGA